The Triticum dicoccoides isolate Atlit2015 ecotype Zavitan chromosome 6A, WEW_v2.0, whole genome shotgun sequence genome has a window encoding:
- the LOC119319656 gene encoding putative NAC domain-containing protein 94, whose translation MEEIRSDDMEKQDEVMLPGFRFHPTDEELVRFYLKRKIQQKSLPIELIRQLDIYKFDPWDLPKLASTGEKEWYFYCPRDRKYRNSTRPNRVTGAGFWKATGTDRPIYSSDGSKCIGLKKSLVFYKGRAAKGVKTDWMMHEFRLPSLTDPSLPQKKPLEKTIPPNDSWAICRIFKKTNATAQRALSHSWVSPPLPNTNGAYIPPHLQTTHRSRHTSENTSSAMTNIISSNIQFSSSGYFPSIISSCQSTLNIIDSISRPATSIVLPPSDAEHQAMSILSAIPLDLPAGMDIASMVMNASPITFSNMDRSAPMNIEFAQPQQCNNNNMISRCVVDLPDIGNNVGGAPRSMNFPFNNLQGPLSDDWRATVPWDSLPCTTEASTNYQPTKCYT comes from the exons ATGGAGGAGATCAGGAGTGATGACATGGAGAAGCAAGATGAAGTTATGTTACCTGGCTTCAGGTTTCATCCAACTGATGAAGAGCTCGTCAGGTTCTACCTCAAGAGGAAAATCCAGCAGAAGTCTCTTCCGATTGAGCTTATCAGGCAGCTAGACATCTACAAGTTTGATCCATGGGATCTCCCAA AACTAGCAAGCACTGGAGAGAAGGAGTGGTATTTCTACTGCCCAAGGGATAGGAAGTACCGGAACAGCACAAGGCCTAACAGGGTGACCGGAGCAGGCTTCTGGAAGGCGACCGGAACCGACAGACCAATCTACTCCTCCGATGGAAGCAAGTGTATAGGCTTGAAGAAGTCTCTCGTCTTTTACAAGGGTAGAGCAGCCAAAGGTGTCAAAACAGACTGGATGATGCATGAGTTTCGGCTGCCATCACTCACCGACCCTTCATTGCCGCAGAAGAAGCCACTGGAGAAGACCATTCCACCAAAT GATTCGTGGGCAATCTGCAGGATTTTCAAGAAAACCAACGCCACAGCGCAGAGGGCGCTCTCACACTCATGGGTCTCTCCTCCATTACCCAACACAAATGGGGCCTACATACCTCCCCACTTGCAGACCACACACAGAAGTCGACACACCTCAGAGAACACATCGTCCGCAATGACCAACATCATCTCCTCCAACATCCAGTTCAGCAGCAGTGGCTATTTTCCATCGATAATTTCCTCCTGTCAGAGCACTCTCAACATCATTGACAGCATAAGCAGGCCAGCTAcatccatagttctcccaccatcaGATGCAGAGCACCAGGCCATGAGTATCCTGTCGGCAATTCCGCTTGATCTTCCGGCTGGGATGGACATTGCATCGATGGTTATGAACGCGTCACCCATCACATTCTCCAACATGGACAGATCAGCCCCCATGAACATTGAGTTTGCGCAGCCGCAacaatgcaacaacaacaacatgatCAGCAGATGCGTGGTCGACCTGCCTGATATCGGCAACAACGTCGGCGGAGCTCCACGGTCCATGAATTTCCCATTCAACAACCTGCAAGGGCCGCTTTCTGATGACTGGAGAGCGACCGTGCCTTGGGACTCGCTCCCTTGCACCACCGAGGCCTCGACGAATTACCAGCCGACCAAATGCTACACTTAG